One genomic segment of Brassica napus cultivar Da-Ae chromosome A3, Da-Ae, whole genome shotgun sequence includes these proteins:
- the LOC106356225 gene encoding uncharacterized protein LOC106356225: protein MDPAAERSHSKKQKDYVNMLSYTCDSEYGIPRRCACGGRIIDEVRVKQEYDTQPGKRFFTCANYEADGFHYRQPWVIGVQEQIESLTKRLEEAEQLLNLIPSLKNQIETLEAQASGLTRQVDRLTAEVYNLTVQVADLEKLCFE from the exons ATGGATCCCGCAGCAGAGAGAAGTCATTCAAAGAAGCAAAAGGACTACGTCAACATGCTATCATACACTTGCGATTCTGAATATGGCATTCCGAGAAGGTGTGCCtgtggtgggagaatcatagACGAGGTTCGAGTGAAGCAGGAGTACGATACTCAACCCGGGAAGCGGTTCTTCACCTGTGCCAACTACGAG gctgatgggtttcACTACCGTCAGCCTTGGGTGATTGGTGTCCAGGAGCAGATCGAAAGCTTGACTAAGCGTCTGGAGGAGGCTGAGCAGCTGTTGAATTTGATTCCGAGTCTCAAAAACCAGATTGAGACACTGGAG GCACAGGCTAGCGGGCTCACTCGGCAGGTTGATCGCCTAACTGCGGAGGTTTATAACTTGACGGTGCAAGTAGCTGACCTGGAGAAGCTCTGCTTCGAGTAA